The DNA sequence GATATTTATTATCTTACtcaattttctctctctctctctctttctttttctttaatatgCATTTACTTACTTACTAGTCTTAATGTATAAAAACGAAAGACAGAGCAGAGCAGACCACATTATAAGGTTCATACATATCATGTGAGCTTTTCATTTTTAGGGTGTGCTTAAATTTTGTTGtcagaccaaaaaaaaaaattaaaagaaaaaggaaaaggttTTTTGGTCTGTTGGGTTTCTTCTATCTATTGTTTTACTGTGCTTTAGTATATAGTAGCTTTGTGTAGTAATATTAGTAATAAATTCGATTTGGCTGTAGTCCActctctttttttatataaatatatatatagaacagTTATATAGCGTTTATGAATATATGTATAAAGCTTTTTTTCTGTTCTGGTTCTCCTCTTACGTGTTTAGCTTGCTTTCTTATTAATTGTTAATAATTAGAGGAGAGTTCGTTAGAGTAGTGGTGGGTCAAGTGTTGTTGagtttattcttcttcttcttcttcttatcatTACTATATATACAAATTTAATTTCTTGGTAGGGCTTTTCTTAAAGGgggtgtacatatatatatattatatatatatgggtagtGGTGGTTTTTCTTCTGGTTCTTCTTCAATGGCGTCTTTAATGGAAAATGGAGACCACGTGCCTCACGTGTTGGCCGTAGATGACAATATTATTGACCGCAAACTCATTGAAAAGCTTCTCCAGAAATCCTCTTGCAAAGGTTTTTCCCCATTCCTATCTTGAGTTTGTTTTTGtggagtttatttttatttatttatttttttggtggagaacaaaaaaaaaaaaagattaaataaataaaaagttggATCTGTTTATGGATGATGCAGTAACAACTGCAGAAAATGGGCCTAGGGCTTTGGAGTTCTTGGGCCTAGGAGATCATGATAGACTAAACTCCCTGGAAGGCAATGTGAGTAAAAGtgaaagataatattattattatggtatagaaaaaaagaaaaaagaaaatgctAATTATTACATCAACAAAACataaaattagtaattaattggTAATTTCTGTTTGCAGATCTCAAAGGTGAACTTGATAATTACAGATTATTGTATGCCAGGAATGACCGGATACGACTTACTTAAGAAAATCAAggtattatatatcatattttccaGGAATAATTACTATGTggaaagttatttattttttttatattgagcTCAATATGTGGCTATATTATTTTGGAGAATTACAGGAATCGTCAGTGATGAAGGAGGTGCCTGTGGTTATTATGTCATCTGAAAATGTCCCAACTCGTATTAACAAGTAAGTAGATAATTTTGTTTAGTAGTATATTCTTACAATATTAGAATAATGGTGTTAATTAATTTGGTTGgttagtttaattaaataataacttGAACAAAACAAACAGGTGCTTAGAGGAAGGAGCTCAAATGTTCATGTTAAAGCCCCTAAAGCAATCTGACATAAAGAGACTGAGATGTCATTTGGTGAATTCCAGAGGCTAAAATTGAACCACCTCACAAACTGGAAACCATAGGAATTTGCTTTACGTTCTCATTATCTTTCTGCTagactttttaattttagactTTTTACCTCAAACTTTTTATGTGTATTaagaatttaattattaatctcacacattttttttttgccatGTTTCTGTTGATTATTATGCGcttgatttatttttgttaactgtTTTCagccccaattttttttttttttttttttttgaaaatttggaaCTTGAATTTTTGGGAgggaaaatttgatttttttaaaaaaattatttttcattatttttttgtagAAACAAATTGTTATATAATATTGATACATTATTCATTACAGAATGGGCGAAGGAAAAATATTCCAACGAAAATCAATCATCATCCACCATTAAAATATTTGCACATTAGTCCAATGCCTTAAGGAAATTGGATACAAGATTTCAAAAGGGAAGAAACTCAGAAGACTTCAACAACCTTAAAAAACTTTACATCAATGCAATCTGAAATTGTTGCACATCTATCGAACAAccattttagaaataaaaagataatgaaagcattaattaatttcttgtaGTTGAAATAGCCTTGAGCAATGATGGATATTAGCCACAATTTCTCTAGTAGAGTTTTCACAATTGTTACAATACTGACTATTTGAATCAGGAATACAATTTTGCATCTATCCTCTATTTCAGCCATCCTAAAGGTgggttaaactattttttttttttttttgagaaaataggctCTTGCAATGATGCAAATGGGATTTTGTTGGTTGTTTCTTGAGCccaaaaaatgtaaataatgAGATCATTGAAGTATTCTGTTGAATAAGTGTATGAGAGAAGATGTGAATTGCAAAACTGCCACAATTCGCAATAAATTACCATTTTGTATAACCACAAcaactaaaataatttaaaaaaagtggAGTTCTATTAGACATCACCACCACACACCCAAAAACATCCTCACCAATGACAACTTTCGAAGGATTTTTACTTGGGTTACatcaattttaatatatatctatatatataaaaagtaatttgcggcataaatagtcgtatttttggcggtaaaaataccttccgtcactagtgtggaacttccgtaggtatCTGACCATTATGTGCCAGATTAGTGTCCACGTGTCACTATGTGATTAGTCCagatcatttaatttttaacttttatttgtaaatcaatttaaaattaaaaataaaacaaaaataatttaaaatcaaaataaaataataaatatttaatatttatattttaattaaattaaaataaaataaatcattaattaaaacCCAAAAACTAAAACTAACAAAAGAAAATTGGAATTCATCCTCTTCAtcgtcctcttcttcttcctgccATTCTTCTTCTTGCTGAAACCCTAATTCTAGTCTAATCTTGTCTACATCTCTATCTCATTTCTCTATCAAAAACCCTAAtttatttttcccatttttcacaaaaatcagACCAAGAAAAGAAATTTACTTCAATCATGGGTCAGTTTAACTCTTCCCTGGACATCCTTCATCGGAGGTTAATGGTTCTCCCTGCTCAGAGCCGGACGGAGCAACTTCGACCGCCTATGGCTCCAACAGACTTCACCACCTCGAAAACCCTTAGATCTGTATCTCTCACGCTCTTTTCTCTCTCCCTGCGGTATCcttctctctatttctctctATGCGAAATGT is a window from the Cannabis sativa cultivar Pink pepper isolate KNU-18-1 chromosome 1, ASM2916894v1, whole genome shotgun sequence genome containing:
- the LOC115706609 gene encoding two-component response regulator ARR17, producing the protein MGSGGFSSGSSSMASLMENGDHVPHVLAVDDNIIDRKLIEKLLQKSSCKVTTAENGPRALEFLGLGDHDRLNSLEGNISKVNLIITDYCMPGMTGYDLLKKIKESSVMKEVPVVIMSSENVPTRINKCLEEGAQMFMLKPLKQSDIKRLRCHLVNSRG